A stretch of Candidatus Zixiibacteriota bacterium DNA encodes these proteins:
- a CDS encoding endonuclease MutS2, whose amino-acid sequence MASFSSYITTGLGRFFFERTETRRINDMIEQHTLDTLEFPKVVASMAGKCLTIYGSVKTMALTPGLDLKAIVQSQTEISQMKDIIVFGDAFPLYRIETDSRELLQRSKVSGHFLDPLEIRVILELIEISINLFGYDKEARPKIPALDEYLKRIRAYPELKKEINKTIDETGAIKDNASPKLKQLRMEHGEIKRKIISRLENILSGQRKVSGWQDDVVTQRNGRYVIPVIAGQFRGDLGILHDRSQSGATFYVEPAEAVELNNRIHLLMQEERVEIDRILRALTAEIAQRADSLLENIELIGHLDFLHAAATFAVKQKSVQPIMVDAAELSLINARHPLLITQLGSVESVMPMSLSLDDNRQAILVTGPNTGGKTIALKTVGLLTLMAQAGLLIPAGEKSSMGIFTQVFADIGDEQSIELSLSTFSSHTRTIVNAIKKADGRSLLLFDEIGAGTDPKEGAALAEAIILHVISTGAKMIVTTHYSQLKTLAMDQPEIENASLEFNRQTLAPTYVLQLGLPGSSYAVEIASRLGMPQKITERASALIGKGERSLSELIANLQSDLATIRTDKIKLTERLEKAKELEDFYRLQTEKLQREIETEKKRALFETDEILARTRKDTEKLVADIRQTQAAKQSVKEMHRTLRATAEEVKKKRETIVESDRRPSEQIAFAVGDRVQIVSLNQEGSIEELVGDDRARLSVGTISTVVKLRDLKPAEESQNRSVVRRVSRTQVENRGTSEIHLRGMTVEEALEALEKFLDYAMISGLSQIYVIHGKGTGTLRRTLSEYLKKHAEVDSIRMGDWNEGGAGVTVVKLKA is encoded by the coding sequence ATGGCGAGTTTTTCGTCGTATATTACAACCGGCTTAGGCCGGTTTTTTTTTGAACGAACTGAAACCCGTCGTATAAACGATATGATTGAACAGCATACATTAGACACACTCGAATTTCCTAAAGTGGTCGCCAGCATGGCGGGCAAATGCCTGACTATATACGGAAGCGTTAAAACTATGGCGCTCACACCGGGCTTGGACCTTAAAGCGATTGTTCAGAGCCAAACTGAGATTTCTCAGATGAAGGACATAATCGTCTTTGGCGATGCTTTTCCGCTCTACCGCATAGAAACCGATAGTCGCGAGCTATTGCAGAGGTCGAAAGTGTCAGGGCATTTTCTTGACCCTCTTGAGATTCGAGTAATCCTTGAACTTATAGAAATCTCAATAAATCTCTTTGGTTACGATAAAGAAGCCCGCCCGAAGATTCCGGCATTGGATGAATATCTCAAGAGAATCCGCGCCTATCCTGAGCTAAAGAAGGAAATAAACAAGACAATCGACGAGACAGGCGCTATCAAAGATAACGCCTCGCCGAAACTCAAACAGCTTCGGATGGAGCATGGCGAGATAAAACGAAAAATCATCAGCCGTCTTGAAAATATTCTATCAGGCCAGCGAAAAGTCTCAGGCTGGCAGGACGATGTTGTAACACAGCGCAATGGCCGCTATGTTATTCCAGTCATTGCCGGGCAATTCAGGGGAGATTTGGGGATACTGCATGATCGAAGTCAGTCGGGCGCGACATTCTATGTCGAACCGGCTGAAGCCGTCGAATTGAATAACCGGATTCATCTGCTCATGCAGGAAGAGCGGGTGGAAATTGATCGCATACTTCGCGCTCTGACTGCTGAAATTGCCCAAAGGGCAGACTCACTGCTTGAAAATATTGAACTCATAGGCCATTTGGATTTTCTCCATGCCGCGGCGACTTTTGCGGTCAAACAAAAGTCTGTTCAGCCAATTATGGTCGATGCCGCTGAGCTGTCTCTCATAAACGCCCGGCATCCTTTATTGATTACCCAGCTGGGGTCGGTTGAGAGCGTTATGCCGATGTCGTTGTCACTCGATGACAACCGGCAGGCGATCCTTGTGACAGGACCAAATACCGGAGGCAAGACAATCGCGCTCAAGACCGTCGGTTTGTTGACTCTGATGGCGCAGGCCGGGCTTTTGATTCCGGCGGGCGAGAAGAGCTCTATGGGGATATTCACACAGGTATTTGCCGATATAGGCGATGAACAGTCGATTGAACTGTCACTGTCGACCTTTTCATCGCACACCCGAACAATTGTCAATGCCATAAAAAAAGCCGATGGGCGGAGTCTGCTCCTGTTCGACGAAATAGGGGCCGGAACCGATCCTAAAGAGGGCGCGGCATTGGCCGAAGCAATTATACTGCATGTTATTTCAACTGGGGCGAAGATGATTGTGACAACGCATTACTCGCAGTTGAAAACCCTCGCCATGGACCAGCCGGAGATAGAGAATGCGTCGCTTGAATTTAACCGTCAGACTTTGGCGCCGACTTATGTTCTGCAATTGGGACTCCCAGGGTCATCGTATGCGGTCGAGATTGCCAGCCGGCTCGGAATGCCGCAAAAAATCACAGAACGGGCATCGGCTCTGATTGGCAAGGGGGAAAGGTCGCTCTCGGAATTAATTGCCAACTTGCAATCTGATCTGGCGACTATTCGCACCGACAAAATCAAATTGACTGAGCGGCTCGAGAAGGCCAAAGAACTCGAAGACTTTTATCGCTTGCAGACAGAAAAGCTCCAACGCGAGATTGAGACCGAAAAGAAACGCGCACTCTTCGAGACAGATGAGATTCTTGCGCGAACCCGAAAAGATACAGAGAAGCTTGTGGCCGATATCCGCCAAACCCAAGCCGCAAAGCAGTCTGTTAAAGAAATGCATAGAACGCTCAGGGCAACCGCAGAAGAGGTCAAAAAGAAACGCGAGACAATTGTTGAATCCGACCGCAGGCCGAGCGAACAGATTGCCTTCGCCGTGGGGGACAGGGTGCAGATTGTATCACTGAATCAAGAGGGATCAATAGAGGAACTTGTCGGGGATGACCGCGCCCGGCTTAGTGTGGGAACGATCTCAACGGTTGTAAAACTGCGGGATTTGAAACCAGCTGAAGAATCGCAAAATCGGAGTGTTGTGCGGAGGGTCTCAAGAACCCAAGTTGAAAATAGAGGGACATCGGAAATACACCTTCGCGGTATGACAGTCGAAGAAGCCCTTGAGGCGCTTGAGAAGTTTCTGGATTATGCCATGATATCCGGGCTGTCACAGATTTATGTCATTCACGGCAAAGGAACGGGAACGCTCAGACGGACACTCAGCGAATATCTGAAAAAGCATGCCGAGGTCGATTCTATTCGCATGGGGGATTGGAACGAAGGGGGCGCGGGTGTGACAGTGGTAAAATTAAAAGCATGA
- a CDS encoding CvpA family protein, with protein sequence MNVVDGVLIALLITAVVIGAKKGLVRELSALILFLAAGISAIAYIDKFAVWVYDKVGGSPLISAFIAFILLLAICYTIFKLLGMLFYKVASLKNQGKPDQIGGALVGFLRGWLAVGFLVFFVFLLPMPERFYAEFEKSYIGPVIAKTVPLVFEGTSIVHPSSPSFMDKIESMLLAEPSANSSGTREMDEDRAEVYRVMYQLDKFFNPGTTSGKAKS encoded by the coding sequence ATGAATGTGGTTGATGGTGTTCTCATTGCCTTGCTGATAACAGCAGTGGTAATCGGCGCAAAAAAGGGTCTTGTGCGGGAGTTGTCCGCTCTGATTCTCTTTTTGGCCGCTGGGATTTCAGCGATAGCATACATTGATAAATTCGCGGTCTGGGTCTATGACAAAGTGGGCGGCTCCCCGCTCATCAGCGCATTTATTGCCTTTATCCTGCTCCTGGCGATTTGTTACACGATATTCAAGCTTCTCGGCATGCTCTTCTACAAAGTGGCATCGCTCAAAAACCAAGGGAAGCCGGACCAAATAGGAGGCGCCTTGGTCGGCTTTTTACGCGGATGGCTTGCGGTCGGCTTTTTGGTTTTTTTTGTCTTTTTGCTCCCGATGCCCGAAAGATTCTATGCTGAATTTGAGAAATCATACATTGGCCCGGTTATAGCCAAAACAGTGCCTCTAGTGTTTGAAGGTACCTCAATTGTCCACCCCTCAAGCCCCAGCTTCATGGATAAGATAGAAAGCATGCTTTTAGCCGAGCCGAGCGCAAATAGCTCAGGTACAAGAGAAATGGACGAAGACAGAGCCGAAGTCTACCGTGTTATGTACCAGCTCGATAAATTTTTCAATCCGGGCACCACATCGGGCAAAGCAAAGAGCTAA